In the genome of Anabaena cylindrica PCC 7122, the window AACTTCGGAGTGGAGTTATTTCTCAAGTACTTCCTGGACTATGCCCTCAAACCAGGTACACATAGCAGCAGCCTTGGAGAAGTTCCCCCCAGCTACCCGGAATTTTCAGGATTTGTCTTCAAACTGCAAGCCAACATGGACCCCAAGCATAGAGATCGCGTGGCTTTTGTCCGGGTCTGCACAGGTAAGTTTGAAAAAGATATGACAGTTAATCATGCTCGCACAGGTAAAGTTGTCCGTCTATCTCGACCGCAAAAACTTTTCGCTCAAGAACGTGAATCCATTGATGTCGCTTATCCTGGTGATGTTATCGGTTTGAATAATCCCGGCGTTTTTGCAATAGGCGACACAATTTATACAGGGCAAAAACTGGAATATGAGGGAATTCCTTACTTCTCACCAGAACTGTTTGCCACTCTCAGAAACCCCAACCCCTCTAAATTTAAGCAATTTCAAAAAGGCGTTTCCGAATTACGGGAAGAGGGTGCTGTGCAGATTATGTACTCTACTGATGAAGCCAAGCGCGATCCTATTTTGGCAGCGGTGGGTCAGTTGCAATTTGAAGTGGTGCAGTTTCGGTTACAAAATGAGTACGGTGTAGAAACCATACTAGATTTATTGCCCTACAGTGTCGCCCGTTGGGTTGAAGGTGGTTGGGAAGCTTTGCAGCAAGTAGGACGTTTATTTAACACAACTACTGTGAAAGACAGTATGGGACGACCAGTGTTGCTATTCCGCAATGAATGGAATTGTCAACAGCTAGAGGGCGACCATCCAGAGTTGAAATTAAGTGCGATCGCTCCTGTATTCTCCAGCCAAAAACCCGTGGAGGAATAATTCACTCTTGACACAACCAAGGGAGCAATTGTCAACTTAATTCGTCATTCTGAATTACGAATTACGAATTACGAATTACGAATTACGAATTACGAATTACGAATTACGAATTACGAATTACGAATTACGAATTACGAATTATCAGAGTATCTCAATTTCGCACTTTTGCACCAACGTGTATCACCTTGAAGAAATTGGAGTGCCAAAATTTGTATGCCTTCACATGAAAAATCATCTTTGGAGGCTGGTTTAGTTGCCCTCAAACAGGGAAATTACTACGCAGCAATTACTCAACTGGAACCTATTGCTGGCAGCCAGAATCAAAGCAATACTTGCTTACAAGCCCAGGTTGGCTTGGTCATGGCTTATGCACGTACAGGAGAAGCTTCTCAAGCGATCGCCCTCTGTCAGAATCTGATTTCGAGTGGTAATCCAGAAGTTAAAGAGTGGGCAACACGCGCTCTTGAACACCTCAAAAAACGCCAAAAACGCCATCAAAAAAGTAAAAACATTGAAACTGAGTTTGTCAACTTTGATAATTCTTTAGATACTCCCTCAGTCGATGCTGTGTCAACACACCAGACGCTAGAGGGTGTGATTAAAAAGAATATCCCTGCTGCTTACCCTGAATTATCAAATACTGGCTTAATAGGTTCTGTCGGTGGGACAAAATCTGAACCGATTAACATATTTTGGCGACAAGCCCGACGCGCTAAGATATGGCAACCTCTCCGTAAGCCTAACTTCCTGCTCTCCATGCTCTCCTGTTTACTAGCAGCAGGAACATTCATCGCGCTATTTTGGATGTTGCGAGCATTCGTCATGTTGGGAATGGGTTTAATCAACCAGATTTTAGACAAACTTCCATATTTAGAGCCATTACAACTTTTATATGGCAATCCTAGTTTATTAATACTAGTCTTATTTTTGGTTTTGATCGGATTGTCTCCTTGGTTAATTGATGGGCTATTAGCAAGCTTTTATAGTCAAGAACACCTATCCAAAGAAGTTTTACACACTCATAGTCGTGAGGCATTTCGGGTATTACAACGAACTTGTCAACAGCGACATTGGAAAATTCCTAAATTACGAATTTTACCAATATCAGCACCTATCATGCTGTCCTATGGAAATCTGCCCAGCACAGCCAGAATTACTGTGAGTCAAGGTCTGTTAGAACAATTAACGGATGATGAAATAGCGACTATCTACGCACTTGCTCTCGGACAAATTGGCCGATGGGATTTTAATGTCATGTCTTTGGCATTGCTAGTGACTCTGCCATTTTATCGACTGTATTACCAACTATCAGTTTGGGGAAACAAAAGCGAAAAGAAAATCTGGTGCTGGACTACTACAGGTTTGGCTGGACTGACCTATGGAATTTGGTGTTTACTGACTGGTACAACTTTGCTTAATTCCCGGTTTCGGCTTTATTATAGCGATCGCCATGCTGCTGAAATTACAGGCAATCCCAATGGGCTAATTCGTGCCTTACTCAAAATTTCCATTGGTGTTGCTGATGATATTCAAAAACAAGAACAGACTAGTTGGCAGTTAGAAAGCTTGAATGTCTTAGCTCCAGTCAGCTACCAACAAAGTCTTTCTTTAGGAAGTATGGTCAGGCATCTTTCCTTTGAGTCATTCTTAATGTGGGAAAACTTCAATCCCTATCGGCGATGGTTTACCATTAATAATAGTCACCCCCTCATGGGCGATCGCATTGAACGCCTGTGCGAAATAGCCCGTAATTGGCATTTAGAACCTGAACTGCATCTGACCATTGAAGGATCTTGCCAAGTCAAAACTCAGTCATTCCTATTACAAATCGCCCCCTGGTTGGGAATTCCCATCAGTTTTTTATTAGCAGTTCTGTTCTGGTTAATTTGGCAAACCGCATTTGCCATGCATTTGTTAAACCTGAAATGGATTTACGATGATTGGAACTTCGTCATAGGTTTTTTCATGATTGGCTTTAGCATCGGTACAGTCATGCGGATTAATGCCTTTTTTCCAGAAATTAAACCCTTTAATTTACAAGCCGATGACCATCTCTCCCATTTATTAACCGATCCCTCTGTTTTACCACTCGATAGCATCAGCGTCCGTCTAGCAGGTAAATTATTAGGTCGTCGGGGTACTGCCAACTGTCTCGGACAAGACCTCATTCTGCAATCCAGCACAGGTTTAGTGAAATTACACCACATTCCTTGGTTAGGACAGTCAATCAACCCCACAAAATGGATTGGTCGCCAAATTATCGTTACAGGCTGGTTAAGAAGAGGAGCAACACCTTGGATAGACATCCAAACCCTAGAAACTCAAAGTGGCAAAACCATTAACAGTCCTCATCCCATTTGGTCTACTGTTTTGGCAGTCGTCGCCCAAGCATGGGGAGCATATATCATGTTGACAGCGCAATCTCTGGCAAGATAACACTGCAATTTATTGACCGATCAAATGAAACGTAAACAAAAGTTGCAGGTTAGCCACAAAAATGTTACATTTAGTTACACAATCAGTAATTCAGCCCCCCAAATTAATGATTTGTCTGGCTGTCACCACTAAATCCATGTCCTTTTCTTCTCCCAACACAGCAGCAAATCAACCAGCCAGTGGCTGGTTTTTGTTTCCAACTTCTACACCTTGTCCAAAAATTGTGTTTTATGTTACGATGCATTAATACTATCGGCAAAAATGTAGGTGCTGAACTAGCTACGTAAAAAATACCGTGATAATCTTAAGAGATGGTATTTTGTCCTGCCGATAGAACCTAGAAAGAATTCATTTACTGTGGCGGACGGTGGGCTATTAAATTTACAATTCTTAGAATTAAGATGGTATTAGCTGGGCGCAGTAGCCCTTTTGTCTTAAATAAGCTTGATCCCAACAAAAAACTGTATTGTATAGGTTGGCAGTTTGGATTAAAAAAATTGGTTTATGGCGATTTTAGTTAATAGCATCTATTTAAAAGCCAAAGCCAAGGTAATTGTTTTGTCAAGACAAGTTCATTTAAACTCTGGAGGTATAGTTCATGTCCGTTCGCCTATACATAGGTAATTTGCCTAAAGAAGAAATAGATCGTCAAGAATTGCAAGCAGTATTTGCAGAAGAAGGCGATGCAGTCACCACTAAACTAATTAAAGACCGCAAAACAGGTAAATGTCGTGGTTTCGGTTTTCTAACGGTGAACAATGACGAACAAGCAGACCAAATTATTGAAAAATATAATGGTCAAATGTTCAAAGACACTGCCATTAAGCTGGAGAAGGCATTACCTCGCACCAAAGGTGAAGAGGGTGATGAGCAAGCTCCTAAAGTTGCTAGTCAAGCTACTAGCATTCCCACACCTAGCATCAACAAAGAAAGTCGTCGTGAAAAAGGCGCTAAGAAGTCTCGGCGTGGTGGCGGTAGCAGTGTACGTGAAACAACTAGCAATGTTGATTCAGACGCTATTCGTCCAGATCCCCGTTGGGCAGCTGACTTAGAAAAGCTGAAACAGATGCTGGCTGCACAAACTACAAACTGATCCTTTAGGCAAAGAGATTAAAAATTAAGAATCGCAAATTAAGCTGATTTTTAATTTTTAATTATTTTTTATCTTAGTGAGTTGGCTTGTTTGCTGATGATCAATATCAGCCACTAATCTAAAAACTGAAATCACCAGCCCCCATGTGGGACTGTTTTTTGTGCAAACCAACACCAATAAAAAAGGTATTGAGCAGTGCTGAAAGCCAAACTAGGCCTTCCGCACTGCTCAATTTTAATTTATTGAGTGTAATTAAATAAGCTCAAATCTTTACCATATCTCGTTATCTCGTTCCTAGTCTCTGACTAGGAATGCTATCACAGAGGCTCTGCCTCTACTCTCATTGAGAGCGCAGGGAAAGCCTTATCACCAGTTAAGCCCGTTTGCAGTATAAGGTTTGATTTTCTTAGTTTCTTAGAAATATTTAGGGGATGCTGAATAAATGTAAAACCTATATAAATCAAGGGATATAGGGGGATAAGATACAATAAAGTGCAAGGAATAAGTGATGAAACCATCAAAAACCATTCATTTACCCAAATTAGAGACTATTGTGATCTCCCTCTAATTCTTCTCCTGGCTCCTGACTCCTAGCCCTAACGAAAAGACTTATATGCCTAACGGCACGCTCTTCGCGTTCAGCAAGCCCTATTTATCAGTTTTTTTACAAGAATGTATCTTATTTAACAAAAAATAATATTTTCTCATAATAGTATCTGTTAATACAATCACTAAAAAAATAAGTTTGTCAAAAATCCCTCTGTTCTTGACAGTTAATAGGAGCAAATTGACACGTAATTAGCATTATTCATACAAATGAATAACTAGCTTAAAACGCGAAATTAAAAGATTTAAAATTCACTTTTATTGTGCTGTTATATCTCCACAGTAAATTCTTTTTATGGCTAATATATAGGTCATAATTTATGGATTTTGCTGTATTTTTTTATAAGCAAATAGGGTTTTGTCTATCAAAATCATTGAATATTATTACTACAAATAATTCATAAATAAATCAAATGTAAATACTAGAAATAAACTACCGAATTATGAACAATATATGAATTTTTTCTGACATAATTAGAATAAAAATTACTAAGACCTTCTAGATTATTCAGGGAAGCGTGAATAACGCCAGCTTGAAACTGCCTACTACCTTGTGAAAATAAGCAAAACACAACTTATGAAGTCTACCACTGACAAACGCATTGCCTTGATTTCAGTTCACGGTGATCCGGCGATTGAAATTGGGAAAGAGGAGGCTGGAGGACAGAATGTTTATGTACTCCAAGTGGGTGAAGCACTATCTCGGCTGGGATGGAAAGTTGATATGTTTAGCCGCAGAGTGAGTGCTGAACAAGAAACGATTGTTCAACATAACTCTCAATGTCGAACCATTCGGTTAACAGCAGGTCCGATTGAATTTGTACCACGGGATAACGGTTTTAAATACTTGCCGGAATTCGTGGAACAGTTATTGCAATTTCAACAAGAAAACGGCATTCAATATGAGTTGGTTCACACTAATTACTGGCTTTCTAGCTGGGTAGGGTTGCAGTTGAAGCAAATCCAAGGAAGTAAACAGGTTCACACATACCATTCTTTAGGAATAGTTAAATACAACACAATAGAAAGTATTCCTCTTGTGGCTAGTCAACGCCTAGCAGTAGAAAAAGAAGTTTTGGAAACTGCTGAAAGAATTGTGGCGACAAGTCCGCAAGAAAAGCAACATATGCGATCGCTCGTTTCTGATCAAGGCGAGATTGACATTATTCCCTGCGGTACAGATATTCGGCGTTTTGGTTCAGTCAAAAGAGAAGCAGCTAGAGCAGCATTGGGAATTGAACCAGAGGCTAAAATTGTATTGTATGTAGGGCGTTTTGACCCGCGCAAAGGCATAGAAACCTTGGTGCGTGCAGTGCGTGAATCAAAGTTTTATGGCTCAAAAGACCTAAAGCTAATTATTGGTGGTGGAAGTACCCCAGGTAACAGCGACGGTAGAGAACGCGATCGCATTGAATCCATTGTCAACGAATTGGGAATGAGCGAATGTACTTGTTTTCCAGGTCGTCTTAGTCAAGAAGTTCTACCAACTTACTATGCCGCTGCTGATGTTTGCGTTGTACCCAGTCACTACGAACCCTTTGGATTGGTAGCAGTGGAAGCAATGGCCAGTGGCACACCAGTCATAGCTAGTGATGTCGGTGGGCTTCAGTTCACCGTCGTTAATGAAAACACTGGGTTATTAGTACCACCCCAAGACGTAGCGGCCTTTAGTCATGCCATTGACCGCATTCTCAGCAACCCCGAATGGCGAGCAGAATTGGGTCAATCAGGTCATAGACGGGTGATGAGTAAGTTTAGCTGGGATGGTGTAGCTATGCAGCTAGATCAGCTATACACCCAACTCATGCAACCAGTTAAAGAACCTGCATTGCTTACCCTTTAAACATAGAATTGGTAAAGGTTTCAGCCTGTTTCTTATTCATACTTTGACTTCCCATGTCTTGATATTGGGGTAAAGTCAATAAAGAGTTAGGCAGGTAAAATAATGGAAGTTCAAGAACTCAAAAAATTTCCTAAGCCCAGAAGAACAGAAGCCGAAGCTACGGCTTCTCAACACATCAGGATACTAGATTGCAACCAACCCGTTAGTCGGGTAATTTTTGAGTGTTGGCATTGTAAACAAGGTCTTTTGAGTGAGGTAGATGTAACTTCTTCAGAGTATCTTGAGATTGAATGCCCCAGTTGTGGTAAAACAGGTTTAAGGCTGATGGCAAAAGAAGTGCTTTCAACCACAGCTATTCCTTCACCCTGGCAGTGAGTAACGAGTAACGAGTATTGAGTATTGAGTGAAAAATCAAATTAATTACACGCTGCTCAATGCTTTGCTACTGATCTAAATTCAGTCATTCCTACAGAGATTTACAGTACTAGGTACTCAATACTAAGTACTCGTTACTCAATACTCGTTAGTGCTTCCGACTGATTTAATAGAGATAAAACTTTAAATGCCAGTGAGTAATCGTTTTGCAACCAGTTGATTTTACTACTCTCACAGCTGCTTGTAGCGAACTACGCGCTAACTGGCTTCCCTCGCGGACAGAACAGGTATACCAGCGCGATCGCTATACTATTGCCATAGCCTTACGTACCTTAAAACAACGGGTGTGGCTAGAGGTTTCTTGGCATCCCCAAGCGACACGCATTTGTATTGGGGAACCACCACCACGCACACCAGATACATTTACCTTTAGTCAACAGTTAATTCATCAGTTGGGTGGTTTGGCCTTAGTGGCAATTGAAGCGATCGCTCCTTGGGAACGTGTGATTGATTTACAATTTGCCCGTCGTCCCGGTGAAAATGCCCTCTATCACTTGTATGTGGAAGTGATGGGTAAGTACAGTAACGCCATTCTCACCGATGCCAGCAATTTTATTATCACTGCTGCCCATCAAGTTAGTCAGCAACAATCCAGCGTCCGTCCCATCCAAACCGGACAGTCTTATGAACCACCACCTAAACAGACTGGCCCTATCCCCAGTTTGAGTGAATCCCAAGCACGTTGGCAAGAACGGGTTAGTTTAGTCCCAGGCGCTATTAAGCGGCAACTACTGAAAAATTATCGGGGTTTGAGTGCAGCTTTGCTAGATACGATGTTGCTAGTAGCAGATATAGCACCAGAAAGCAGCACTGATGCCCTGACTGCTGATGATTGGAACAGGTTATTTACACGTTGGCAAGAATGGCTACAAGCCTTGGAAGTTGGTAGATTCCAACCGGCTTGGACGGCAAATGGATATACTGTCATGGGTTGGGGTGTTGTCGCACCAGCCAAGGATATCCAAGAATTACTCAATCAATATTACATAGCTGAGTTAAATCAACAGTTATTTGCTCAATTGCGTCATCAGTTAATTCAGAAATTGAGTAACATTTTGGGTAAATTGCGGACTAAAGCCCAAACTTTTAGCGATCGCTTAAAGCAGTCAGATCAAGCCGATGAATATCGCCAAAAAGCCGACTTATTGATGGCATATTTGCAAAATTGGCAACCGGGGATGAAAGAAATTGTTCTGTCAGACTTTGAAACTGGTAAACCAATTGCGATCGCACTTCTCCCAGATAAAAACGCCGTTCAAAACGCCCAGAAGCTTTATAAACAGCACCAAAAACTTAAACGCGCTCGTGCTGCTGTCGAACCCCTACTATTTGAAGTGCAATCAGAAATTGATTATTTGGAACAAGTAGAAGCAGCTATTTCCCAAATAGAAAAATACCAAACAGCAGCAGATTTACAAGCTTTAGAAGAAATTCGTGATGAATTAATCGGGCAAAAATATCTAGAAGCCCTAGAATACCGCAG includes:
- the prfC gene encoding peptide chain release factor 3, with translation MSTEIQDELLEAVDLRRNFAIISHPDAGKTTLTEKLLLYGGAIHEAGAVKARRAQRKATSDWMAMEQQRGISITSTVLQFIYRNCQINLLDTPGHQDFSEDTYRTLAAADNAVMLIDAAKGLEPQTRKLFEVCKLRGIPIFTFVNKLDRPGREPLELLDEIEQELGLQTYAVNWPIGMGDRFKGVFDRHQQQIHLFERSSHGSKEARDTIINLGDGSIEELLEESLYHQLKSDLELLEGAGGDLDLDLVHQGKMTPVFFGSAMTNFGVELFLKYFLDYALKPGTHSSSLGEVPPSYPEFSGFVFKLQANMDPKHRDRVAFVRVCTGKFEKDMTVNHARTGKVVRLSRPQKLFAQERESIDVAYPGDVIGLNNPGVFAIGDTIYTGQKLEYEGIPYFSPELFATLRNPNPSKFKQFQKGVSELREEGAVQIMYSTDEAKRDPILAAVGQLQFEVVQFRLQNEYGVETILDLLPYSVARWVEGGWEALQQVGRLFNTTTVKDSMGRPVLLFRNEWNCQQLEGDHPELKLSAIAPVFSSQKPVEE
- a CDS encoding M48 family metalloprotease, encoding MPSHEKSSLEAGLVALKQGNYYAAITQLEPIAGSQNQSNTCLQAQVGLVMAYARTGEASQAIALCQNLISSGNPEVKEWATRALEHLKKRQKRHQKSKNIETEFVNFDNSLDTPSVDAVSTHQTLEGVIKKNIPAAYPELSNTGLIGSVGGTKSEPINIFWRQARRAKIWQPLRKPNFLLSMLSCLLAAGTFIALFWMLRAFVMLGMGLINQILDKLPYLEPLQLLYGNPSLLILVLFLVLIGLSPWLIDGLLASFYSQEHLSKEVLHTHSREAFRVLQRTCQQRHWKIPKLRILPISAPIMLSYGNLPSTARITVSQGLLEQLTDDEIATIYALALGQIGRWDFNVMSLALLVTLPFYRLYYQLSVWGNKSEKKIWCWTTTGLAGLTYGIWCLLTGTTLLNSRFRLYYSDRHAAEITGNPNGLIRALLKISIGVADDIQKQEQTSWQLESLNVLAPVSYQQSLSLGSMVRHLSFESFLMWENFNPYRRWFTINNSHPLMGDRIERLCEIARNWHLEPELHLTIEGSCQVKTQSFLLQIAPWLGIPISFLLAVLFWLIWQTAFAMHLLNLKWIYDDWNFVIGFFMIGFSIGTVMRINAFFPEIKPFNLQADDHLSHLLTDPSVLPLDSISVRLAGKLLGRRGTANCLGQDLILQSSTGLVKLHHIPWLGQSINPTKWIGRQIIVTGWLRRGATPWIDIQTLETQSGKTINSPHPIWSTVLAVVAQAWGAYIMLTAQSLAR
- a CDS encoding RNA recognition motif domain-containing protein, coding for MSVRLYIGNLPKEEIDRQELQAVFAEEGDAVTTKLIKDRKTGKCRGFGFLTVNNDEQADQIIEKYNGQMFKDTAIKLEKALPRTKGEEGDEQAPKVASQATSIPTPSINKESRREKGAKKSRRGGGSSVRETTSNVDSDAIRPDPRWAADLEKLKQMLAAQTTN
- a CDS encoding glycosyltransferase family 4 protein; amino-acid sequence: MKSTTDKRIALISVHGDPAIEIGKEEAGGQNVYVLQVGEALSRLGWKVDMFSRRVSAEQETIVQHNSQCRTIRLTAGPIEFVPRDNGFKYLPEFVEQLLQFQQENGIQYELVHTNYWLSSWVGLQLKQIQGSKQVHTYHSLGIVKYNTIESIPLVASQRLAVEKEVLETAERIVATSPQEKQHMRSLVSDQGEIDIIPCGTDIRRFGSVKREAARAALGIEPEAKIVLYVGRFDPRKGIETLVRAVRESKFYGSKDLKLIIGGGSTPGNSDGRERDRIESIVNELGMSECTCFPGRLSQEVLPTYYAAADVCVVPSHYEPFGLVAVEAMASGTPVIASDVGGLQFTVVNENTGLLVPPQDVAAFSHAIDRILSNPEWRAELGQSGHRRVMSKFSWDGVAMQLDQLYTQLMQPVKEPALLTL
- a CDS encoding Rqc2 family fibronectin-binding protein, which codes for MQPVDFTTLTAACSELRANWLPSRTEQVYQRDRYTIAIALRTLKQRVWLEVSWHPQATRICIGEPPPRTPDTFTFSQQLIHQLGGLALVAIEAIAPWERVIDLQFARRPGENALYHLYVEVMGKYSNAILTDASNFIITAAHQVSQQQSSVRPIQTGQSYEPPPKQTGPIPSLSESQARWQERVSLVPGAIKRQLLKNYRGLSAALLDTMLLVADIAPESSTDALTADDWNRLFTRWQEWLQALEVGRFQPAWTANGYTVMGWGVVAPAKDIQELLNQYYIAELNQQLFAQLRHQLIQKLSNILGKLRTKAQTFSDRLKQSDQADEYRQKADLLMAYLQNWQPGMKEIVLSDFETGKPIAIALLPDKNAVQNAQKLYKQHQKLKRARAAVEPLLFEVQSEIDYLEQVEAAISQIEKYQTAADLQALEEIRDELIGQKYLEALEYRSRSTNETASINFHRYRTPSGFEVLIGRNNIQNDQLTFRVAGDYDLWFHAQEIPGSHVLLRLEPGTVAEEADLQFTANLAAYFSRARQSDQVPVVYTQPKHVYKPKGTKPGLVIYKQETIIWGQPEIMRNH